In Miscanthus floridulus cultivar M001 chromosome 5, ASM1932011v1, whole genome shotgun sequence, one genomic interval encodes:
- the LOC136455140 gene encoding uncharacterized protein translates to MKRTKKILTREELDKRRCQQRKDGLPLEESPLPSLSMEASDGDNEGEVGQGHLDHLPDVVEVVPKALASSLALPGGGGEADPGSAVACSGAEANMLEARALGKCAVSPVGSVAVVEQVAVEATLPPPQRIKGAPGSIEDRPAPMDTEATPLPPPPPLRTRAAVAKRLPPRSSRKRPADELPLAPLKALKASLGSSAHWVAKAQAAIQCGAASTRADPKEPAAQGGAAEATPTPTGEGVLPPREGEAHESDGAGVPLVTKALGVSEAKAMEARAPKTAETAVATAGVSMSTEATMAEAGAPETVEAIIAEAGAPEITKAVMMAVRPSVQEAEMKAAEASVAPLELETRSLRKSVFLRRERGIWD, encoded by the exons aTGAAGCGCACAAAGAAAATCCTcacgcgcgaggagctggataagcgccgttgtcaacaaaggaaggatggtctcccgttggaggaatccccgttgccatcgctgtcgatggaggcctcggacggggataaCGAGGGGGAGGTGGGGCAAGGTcatctggaccatctccctgacgtagtggaggtggtgcccaagGCGTTGGCAAGTAGCCtggcactcccgggaggaggaggagaagcggacccggggtcggCGGTTGCCTGCTCTGGGGCCGAGGCCAACATGCTCGAGGCACGGGCGTTGGGCAAATGCgccgtcagcccagtgggctcggtggccgtggtggaacaagtggcggtggaggcgacgctaccgcccccgcagaggatcaaaggggcgccggggtccattgaggaccgaccggcaCCAATGGACACGGAGGCAACGcctctaccgccgccgccgcctttgcGGACGAGGGCTGctgtggcgaagcggttgccgccccgctcgag tcggaagcggcctgcggacgagcttcccttggcgccccttaaggcgctgaAGGCGAGcctcggctcctccgcccactgggtggcgaaggcacaagccgccatacaATGCGGTGCGGCATCGAcgagggctgacccgaaggagccggctgcccaaggaggggctgccgaggcgaccccgacaccgacgggggagggagtgcttccgccCCGCGAGGGTGAGGCtcacgagtcagatggggccggtGTGCCCTTGGTTACCAAGGCCCTCGGGGTCTCCGAAGCTAAGGCGATGGAGGCCAGGGCACccaagaccgccgagaccgcagtggccaCGGCCGGTGTTTCTAtgtccaccgaggccacgatggcggaggccggagcccccgagaccgtcgaggccataattgcggaggccggagcccccgagatcaccaaggcTGTCATGATGGCGGTGAGGCCGTctgtccaggaggcggagatgaaggcggcggaggcctcggtggcacccttg gagctcgagacccggtcccttaggaagtcggtctttctccggcgggagaggggcatctgggactag
- the LOC136455141 gene encoding uncharacterized protein, with product MSSPLPSSSHPPPPASSSALLPHTAGVPALGALASSGALAPSAPAPSALVLTPEQMTATILELGHAMAGIRAFFVGPYAPQPQPQLPPPPPPHQQQLPPPPPPSAATTAPVISYQYGMPYDGTATTSFPATPPPSQGVPIQQIKFPLSPSPLLAWITGSSKPIYTAPSPQPHLPPLVFPYN from the coding sequence atgtctagtcctctaccgagttcttcccacccgccgccaccagcgtcttcgtcggcgctgctgccCCACACAGCGGGCGTGCCGGCATTGGGCGCGCTGGCGTCCTCAGGGGCGCTTGCGCCCTCTGCCCCGGCGCCGTCCGCCCTCGTCCTCACCCCAGAGCAGATGACGGCCACAATCCTGGAATTAGGGCATGCCATGGCGGGCATCAGGGCCTTCTTCGTCGGGCCCTATGCGCCCCAGCCACAGCCCCAGCTACCACCTCCTCCGCCGCCACACCAACAGCAGctacccccgccgccgccgccctcggccGCGACCACGGCACCGGTCATCTCGTACCAGTATGGGATGCCCTACGACGGGACTGCGACGACCTCATTCccagccacgccgccgccgtcccAGGGCGTTCCCATCCAACAGATCAAGTTCCCGCTGTCGCCGTCACCGCTTCTGGCTTGGATCACCGGTTCATCGAAACCCATCTACACGGCGCCTAGTCCCCAGCCGCACCTACCGCCGCTAGTGTTCCCCTACAACTAG